The genomic segment TATCTTTCAGCTGGCGCGCAGCTTCCGCGACGGCGAGGTGGGGCGGCGCCACAATATCGAATTCACCATGCTCGAGTGGTACCGCCCGGGTTTCTCGCTGGGCGAGCTGATCCGCGAGTGCGATGCCCTGATCCGCCACCTGCTGCCCCAGGACCCCGGACCGCTGCGCCAGCGCCGCTATCGTGAGCTGTTTCGCGAGGCACTCGAGATTGACCCGTTTAGCGTGGCGCTGGATGAACTGCAGCGGCTAGCCTCCAAGCATGGCGGGTTGGATATGGCCGGTAGCCCCCGCGACGACTGCCTCGATCTGCTGATGAGCCTGGTGATCGAGCCGAGCCTGGGCGTCGATGGCGTCGACGTGGTGGTCGACTATCCGGCTAGCCAGGCGGCACTTGCGCGGCGACACCGCGACCCTGAGGACGGCGAGTGGGTGGCGGCACGCTTCGAGATCTATCTGGCCGGGCTGGAGCTCGCCAACGGCTACGACGAACTCACCGACACCGCTGAGCAGCGCGCCCGCTTTAACGCCGACAATGCCCAGCGCCGCGCGCTGGGACGCCCCGAGGTCGATATCGACGAGCGGCTGTTGGCGGCGCTGGCGGCGGGCATGCCGCCGGCCTGTGGCGTGGCGCTGGGTCTCGATCGGCTGCTGCAGCTGGCGCTGGGCAAGCAGAGCGTGGCGGAGGTCATGGCCTTTGCCACTTCACGATGTTAAAGCGGTAGTTAAGCGTTAAGCGACTTTCACCGCTCGGGGCTGATCCGTCGACAGGCCTACACGGGGGCGCTGTGAACCCTTCCCTGGGCGCTACTTCTTCCTTCCCTGGAAGAAGACCCCCGTTTCGACCTATCCCCGGCGCCCTTCGCTATGGGGTGGTAAGCGCGCCCAGCGACTGCCCCATGCGCACCGTATCTCCAAACGCGAGGGCGTCCTCATCGAAGGGCATCTCCTCCGCGAAGCACATCACCACCGTGGAGCCGAGCTTGAAGCGGCCCATCTCGGCGCCGCGCTCGAGGGTGATGGGAGCGTCGAAGCGGATCGACTGCACCTCGTTGCCCAGCGGCGTGACCTGGCCGGCCCACACCGTCTCGATGCCGGCGACGATCATCGCCCCCACCAGCACCATGGCCATGGGACCGCGCTCGGTATCGAAGATGCATACCAGCCGCTCGTTGCGGGCGAACAGCGCCGGCACGTGGTCGGCGGTGGCCTGGTTGACGGAAAAGATCCGCCCCGGCACGTAGATCATCTCGCGCAGGGTGCCGGTCAGCGGCATGTGCACGCGGTGGTAGTCGCGGGGGGAGAGGTAGACGGTGGCGAAGCTGCCCTGGCGGAAGGGCTCGGCGCGCTGCATGTCGCCCCCCAGCAGGCTGGTGACCGAATAGGCCTGGCCCTTGGCCTGCACCAGGGTACCGTGGCGGGTCACGCCGAACTGCGACAGGGTACCGTCGGCGGGGCACAGCAGCCCTTCACTGAGCGGGCGGGCGTCGGCCTTGAGGGCGCGGGTAAAAAAGGCGTTGAAGCAGGCGTAGGCGGTGGGGTCAGGCTCGGCGGCCTGGCTCATGTCGACCTTGAAGCGACGGATAAAGGCCTTGATCAGCAGGTTCTTGAGCCAGCCGATGCGCGTCTCGGCGAGCTTGCCCACCAGTCGCGAGATCAGGTGGTGGGGCAGCGGGTACTGGATCAGGGCGAACAGCTTGGCTAGGGACACGTGGAGATGGCTCTCTTAAAGGCTTCGGAGTAGAGGTGGTGGTATCGATCTTGACGCTGGGAGATAGCCGCTTCCCGCTCACTTCTCTATCGGCGTATCGTCGCGGTTGCCCCACTCCTTCCAGGAGCCGGCGTAGGCGCGTATCTTCTCGAAGCCCAGCGCCTTGCCCACCAGCCAGGTCAGGCCGCTGCGATGGTGGCCCTGACAGTGAGTGATCACTTCCTTGTCGGGGGTCAGGCCCAGCGCCTCGAGTTCGGTGATCAGCTCGGCGTAGTCGCGGATGCGCAGGCCGCGCTCGGCGTCCATGGCGCGAGTCCACTCCATGTTCACCGCGCCGGGGATATGGCCGAGGTGTTTGTTGTGGCCCTTCTCACCGGCGTACTCCTCGGGGGAGCGGGCGTCCCATACCGCGAACTGGCGATCACCGATGCGCTCCTTGATTCCCTCGACGTCGATATTGACCTCGGGGTTGAGGATCTCCGCCTGGTAGTCGCTGGGCGTCGGCTCGCTGGCCTGCTGCGATACTTCGAGCCCCTCCTGGCGCCAGGCGTGGATGCCGCCGTTGAGGTAGGAGTAGCGGGTATGGCCGATCAGCTCCAGGGTCCACAGCAGGCGCCCGGCCCAGCCGCCGCCCTCGTCGTCGTAGGCCACCACGTGGCTGTCGCGGGTCAGCCCCAGCGACGCGAACAGCGCTGAGAGCGCCGCGACGTCGGGCACATCGTTGGGCACCTCGCCGCTGCCGCGCACCAGCCGGCGGTGGTCGAGGAACAGCGCGCCGGGCACGTGACCCTCGGCGTAGCTTTCGGCCTTGAGCGGTACGTCGATGATCAGCAACTCAGGGGCCTCGAGGTGCTCGGCCAGCTGGTCCGGCTCGACGATCAACGGCAGGAGGTTGGCTTCAGAGCTCATGGGTGACTCCTTGCGGTCTGCAATGACGTTGGGGCGATGATGGCATACTCCCACCGCGCGCGGCGAGCGGCCTCAGTCGCCGTCCGCCTCCAGCGAGGCGAGGATACGACGATAGCTGGCAAACCGCTGCGGATGGATGTCGCCGCGGGCGACGGCGGCCAGCAGCGCGCAGCCGGGCTCCTCGCGGTGGCGACAGTCGCGAAAGCGGCAGCGACCGAGATAGTCGCGGAACTCGATGAAGCCCTCGGCGACCTGCTCGGCGTCGAGGTGAATGAGGCCGAACTCACGGATGCCCGGCGAGTCGATCAGCTCGCCGCCGGCGGGTAGGTGGTAGAGCATCGCCGTGGTGGTGGTGTGAGTGCCCTTGCGCGAGTCCTCGGAGAGCGCGCCGATGCGCAGCGCATGATCGGGCAGCAGGCAGTCGATCAGCGACGACTTGCCGACCCCGCTCTGGCCGACGAACACCGAGGTGCGGCCGGTCAGGCGCTGGTGCAGGGCGTCGAGCCCGCCCTCGCGCTTGGCGCTGGCCAGCACCACCGGGTAGCCCAGCGCCTCGTAGCGGCCCAGCAGGTCGCGCAGCTCG from the Halomonas sp. 1513 genome contains:
- a CDS encoding elongation factor P lysine(34) lysyltransferase (poxA; regulates pyruvate oxidase poxB) codes for the protein MATDWRPTAEITTLRERARLIGALRAFFAERDVLEVETPALGHGGSSDVHLASLSTQATTPDGRERLWLQTSPEFHMKRLLAAGSGPIFQLARSFRDGEVGRRHNIEFTMLEWYRPGFSLGELIRECDALIRHLLPQDPGPLRQRRYRELFREALEIDPFSVALDELQRLASKHGGLDMAGSPRDDCLDLLMSLVIEPSLGVDGVDVVVDYPASQAALARRHRDPEDGEWVAARFEIYLAGLELANGYDELTDTAEQRARFNADNAQRRALGRPEVDIDERLLAALAAGMPPACGVALGLDRLLQLALGKQSVAEVMAFATSRC
- a CDS encoding phosphatidylserine decarboxylase; the encoded protein is MSLAKLFALIQYPLPHHLISRLVGKLAETRIGWLKNLLIKAFIRRFKVDMSQAAEPDPTAYACFNAFFTRALKADARPLSEGLLCPADGTLSQFGVTRHGTLVQAKGQAYSVTSLLGGDMQRAEPFRQGSFATVYLSPRDYHRVHMPLTGTLREMIYVPGRIFSVNQATADHVPALFARNERLVCIFDTERGPMAMVLVGAMIVAGIETVWAGQVTPLGNEVQSIRFDAPITLERGAEMGRFKLGSTVVMCFAEEMPFDEDALAFGDTVRMGQSLGALTTP
- a CDS encoding thiosulfate sulfurtransferase encodes the protein MSSEANLLPLIVEPDQLAEHLEAPELLIIDVPLKAESYAEGHVPGALFLDHRRLVRGSGEVPNDVPDVAALSALFASLGLTRDSHVVAYDDEGGGWAGRLLWTLELIGHTRYSYLNGGIHAWRQEGLEVSQQASEPTPSDYQAEILNPEVNIDVEGIKERIGDRQFAVWDARSPEEYAGEKGHNKHLGHIPGAVNMEWTRAMDAERGLRIRDYAELITELEALGLTPDKEVITHCQGHHRSGLTWLVGKALGFEKIRAYAGSWKEWGNRDDTPIEK